A stretch of DNA from Spirosoma endbachense:
AAATTCATTGGCTGGTTGGCCGTTCAGCTCCCAGTTTCCGTTTCCGTCGCCTACCAACCGAATATGCTGGGTTTGATTGCTATGCCGACTACTGATGTCAAGGAGCAGAGTTTGCCAGCGCCGATTCGTTTGAATGCGGTACTCCACCTGATAGATTTTGGTCTCATAGTGGCCGATAATCTTGGCAGTAACTTCCACTCCGGTTTGGTTTGTTTCGAGCAAACAGTTTTCCAGCGAGTGGTATTCGCGTCCAGTCCAGAGGAGGTTGAGTTGCATAGACGTTGTAGGAAAAGCAGGGTTTCATGAAACCCTCGTTTAGTTGGATTCAGGGAGCTTTTCTAAGGATGGCACAACCTGGGAAGCCGAGCCAGCCCAGGCCTTTACATGCACCAAGTACTAAAAATAGCTAATTCTGGAAGAATAGGTATCACGGGATGAATAGCCGCCAGTATAATACATAAAAGCCTTTGCCAATCTTTATAACGGCAAAGGCTTTTGTAAAACGGCTTACTCCTTGGGGGCTTACCGCCGGACTATACCTGGGGGCGATCCCAGAAAGCGGGCGGTTCTACGCCCAGAGTGCGTAGGTAGACATAAGCCTGACCCCGGTGATGAATTTCATTATCGATCAGGTAGAAAAGAAACCAGTAGATAGGTCCTTCATACAGACCAAACGCCTTGTCGACTTCCTGGAAGCGAGCGGGTGGAATCTGTGGCCAATGGGCATTAATCGTCTCGGTCACCCGATCCCACTGCGCCAGTACCTCCTGCTTCGTCGTTGCTTTGGGGGGTGTCTCCGAACCCTCGCCAAATGAAGGCCACTGGCCCGAAACAACACCCTCCATACTCTGGTCGGCCATTTGCAGTACTTCATCAATCAGCGCCGAGCAAGGTCGCATGCCGCCCAGGGTATACGAAAAGAAGTGTTCGTCGGGGTAGGCTTCGATCAACCGGCGGGTGAGTCCCCGGTGTCCCTGCCAATGGGCAAGAAGTTGCTCGGGTGAGAGGACGATCTGATCCATCGTTTGGCTAAGCTGCGCTGTGTTTTCCATGACCTTCTATTGGTTGAAGTTGTCGATTGATTGACCACACAAAGAAAAGGCAGGGGAGTGACAGCAGTATGTCAGTAGTGAATCCGGTCGACTGTCAATAATCAACCTCAGCAACACTAGTTACGATGCTAGCTGGTTGAAGCAGTTCCAGGCCACAAACGCAGCCGCAACAAAGACGACCTACCCCCTCTTTTGCATGCCAATCAACGAAATTCACCGCCTTAGAAATATCATCAGACGTAGCGGCAAAACACCCTATTTATCAATAAGTAATTCTTACTCATCTCAGGTGGGAGCGTTTTGAGTGACGATTATTTTTTAATGATTGTCAAGTGGCCAGCAGCGGCTGACCGTCGCCACCACGGTTCAGTTAGTAGTATACGCTTCAGCTGCCATAACGCAAAACCGACGTTACCATCACGGGCTTTTGTGGTCCGTTTTGTTTGTCAGTTAAACGTGTTGTCCGAAAAGAAAAAAGCCACGGATAACTTGTGTATCTGTGGCTTTTTGGCTAAGTAGGGGTAATTGCTGATTTATTTTAGTGCGCAGTTGGTAGAACCACTGTCAACCAATAATTCCGACCCATTGTCTTTCATTTTTTGGGTTGATGGATTTAAAAAC
This window harbors:
- a CDS encoding DinB family protein, producing the protein MENTAQLSQTMDQIVLSPEQLLAHWQGHRGLTRRLIEAYPDEHFFSYTLGGMRPCSALIDEVLQMADQSMEGVVSGQWPSFGEGSETPPKATTKQEVLAQWDRVTETINAHWPQIPPARFQEVDKAFGLYEGPIYWFLFYLIDNEIHHRGQAYVYLRTLGVEPPAFWDRPQV